The sequence below is a genomic window from bacterium.
CGGCGATCAGGAGAAACGCGCCCTGGGCGAGCGGATAGTCCTTCGCCGCGACCGCCCGGACCAGCAGCCGGCCGAGCCCCGGCCAGCTGAAGACGTTCTCGACGACGACGTTGCCTCCCAGACTGTACCCGATCACCAGGGCGAATGCGGTCGCCACCGGAAGGAGCGCGTTGCGCGCCGCGTGGCGCAGTAGGATGCGCCCCTCGGGCAGGCCCTTCATCCGTGCCATCACGACGAACTCTTCCTCCATCACATCCAGCATGTTGCTGCGCATTAAGAGGAGGGGGAGCCCCTGCAGGTAGAGGACGAGTGTGACGAGCGGCAGCGTGAGATGACGGAGGAAGTCCAGGCTCGTGACCTGCTGCCAGAGCGAGGCGTACACGACCCCGGGGTTCGCGGTCCCGGACGACGGGAACCACCGGAGGGAGAACGAGAAGACCGCGAGTAGGATCATGCCCACCCAGAACTCCGGCGCGGCCCGCACCGCCAGGGCCAACGGGATTCCCGTGGACTCGATCGCCGTGCCCCGCTTCCACGCGAGGAACGCTCCCGAGATCGTGCCAGTCACGAAGGCGATGATCACGGCGCCCAGCGTCAGGATCAGCGTGTTGGGGAGGGCCTCCCAGACCAGCTTCCAGACCGGCGCACGGTACGTGAAGGAGACGCCCATGTCCCCAGTCGCAGAGGCGCGGAGAAAGATCGCATATTGCTGCCACAGGGGGAGGTCGAGGCCGAACTCGTGCATGAGGGCCTTCTGCTGCTCGGTTGTAAAGGTGGGGTCGATGTACGCGACGAGTGGATTCCCCGGCATGAGGCGGAAAATCAGAAACAGGATCGTCGCGATCACCCAGAGCACGAGCAGCATCTGACCCAGCCGCTGTGCGATCCACCGTCCCGATGAGCGCTTCATGAGAGCACGGCCCGCGTCCGGCGGCGGCTGCGGCGGCCGGACGCGGGCCCGACGACGATGTGCGGTGTTACCGCGCGACCTCGAGCGTCTCGGACTGGTTGGCCGGATACAGGAGCCGCCCCTGGCCGTCCCACTCGTACCCGGCTTTCTTCAGCAGGTCCTTGGCCGCGGCCACGTTGTACGCGTACTGGGGCAGGCCGGTTGCGTGCCAGAACGCGAGCGCCCTGCTCACCGGGGAGTCGGCCAT
It includes:
- a CDS encoding ABC transporter permease, which translates into the protein MKRSSGRWIAQRLGQMLLVLWVIATILFLIFRLMPGNPLVAYIDPTFTTEQQKALMHEFGLDLPLWQQYAIFLRASATGDMGVSFTYRAPVWKLVWEALPNTLILTLGAVIIAFVTGTISGAFLAWKRGTAIESTGIPLALAVRAAPEFWVGMILLAVFSFSLRWFPSSGTANPGVVYASLWQQVTSLDFLRHLTLPLVTLVLYLQGLPLLLMRSNMLDVMEEEFVVMARMKGLPEGRILLRHAARNALLPVATAFALVIGYSLGGNVVVENVFSWPGLGRLLVRAVAAKDYPLAQGAFLLIAAVAIAMNLLADIAYSWLDPRVSYAKR